The genomic segment GGATTCAGCGGAACCTCATCCATCTCTGAGACCAGATGCGCCGTGACCTGATGACCATACAGATTAAAATCAATCCAGCGCGGGGCTTCGCGCCCGGTGGTGCATCCCAGCAGACCGACATAAAATTCTCTGGCCTGTTCCAGATCCGTGACCGGAAAGGCCAGATGGAAAGGGTAAGAAGACATTTTATCCCGTTTATTCCGCGTTTTGTGTTGTTTTCATTTTCAAATAATCCAGCGCCAGTGTGGACAGCGCCTGGACACCGGTTTTAAGGGCTGCCTCATCGACGTAAAAATACGGGGAATGGTTCGGGGCTGCGTCCTCTGGTGCTATGCCGGGTTTGCGCACGCCAAGAGAGAAATAAAATCCCGGGATTTCCCGTTGATAGTAGGCAAAGTCTTCGGCGCCCATGACCCGGTCGCTGACGCTGACTTTATCTTCTCCGACCACCTTTTTCAGAGATGGAACCATCATTTCCGTCAGGGCCGGATCGTTATAGGTGACCGGGGCGTAAGGTTTGATCCGGACGTCTGCCTTGGCACCGGCGCTCTGGGCGATATGGGTAACGGTTCTTTCCAGGTGATCAAGAAGCTGTTGGCGGATGCCGGTATCAAAGGTCCGGATCGTGCCCTGCATTTCGACGACTTCCGGAATAATATTGCCGCGGACACCGCCGTTGACGCTGCCGATGGTGATGACAGACGGTGCTTTGGTGATGTCGAGCTGGCGGCTGGGAATGGTTTGAAGTGCGGTCATGATTTGGGCTGAAATGATGATCGGATCAATTCCCCGCCAGGGCATGGAGCCGTGTGTCTGGGCTCCTTTGACGGTGATATACAGTTCATCGGAAGCCGCCAGGAACCCTTCAGGGCGGTATTTGATGCTGTTCAGCTCTTCGGGAAAAACATGTAAACCGAAAATGGCTTCCGGTTTGTATTTACCCCCAAGCACGCCTTCCTTGATCATCAGTTTAGCGCCGCCTTCTTCTCCCGCAGGGGCGCCTTCCTCGGCCGGCTGGAAAATAAATTTAATTGTACCTGGAATATCCTCACGAATCTCCGAAAGGAGCTTGGCAACCCCCATCAGAATGGCCGTATGGGCATCATGTCCACAGGCATGCATGACACCGACTTCCTTGTTCTGATAGGTGGTGGTGACTTTGGAGGCAAAGGGCAGGTCCACCTTTTCCGTCACCGGCAGCGCATCCATATCCGCTCGCAATGCGACCACGGGGCCCGGTTTGCCGCCTTTGAGAATCCCCACCACACCTGTATGGGCAATCCCTGTCTGCACCTCCAGGCCAAGGCTTTCAAGGTGTTGGGCAACGAGTTTGGCGGTGCGGAATTCCCGGTTGGACAATTCCGGGTGCTGATGAATATCGCGCCGCCAGGCAATCACCTGCGGTTCCAGCTCAAGGCTTTTCTGGTGGATCAGAGCGTCGATGGAGCCGTCCGCAAAAACGGGCCCCCCAAGCAGGAAAGCACTTATCACTGCGGGCAAGGCACAGAAAACCGGTTTGTTTTTGATCATGTAATTATATCCCCTTTTGTCATGTCAAAGGAGATATTAATCGCCCCCCAAGAAATATAAAGCTTAAAAGTTATAAAGTTTTTTGGCGTAGTGGTTGGGCAACTTTATCCCGGATAATGCAGGACCTCGGCAGTTTGATGGTGACGCTTGTACCTTCATGAAGCTGACTTTCCAGCTCCAGGGTGCCATCATGGGCTTCTGTAAGTTTTTTGGATAGAACCAGTCCCAGCCCGGCTCCGTGATGTTTGCGGTGGTAGGAGCTTTCTTCCTGAGTGAACGGTTCGAAAATCTTTTCCATGGCTTCGGGCGCAATGCCAATACCTTCATCTCGAATGCGAATACAAAGCTCCTGATCGGTTTCAAATGTGGTCAGCCTGACCGTATCGTCTGCGAGGGAAAATTTGTAGGCATTGCTCAACAGGTTGTAAATCACCTGTTTCAGGCGCGGCACGTCCACGTGGATCGACAGATCCGGGTCATGGATTTGTGTTTCCAGTATAATATTATGATCTTGATAATTTTCCTTAACTAGGCTGATGGAACTGTGGATCAGCTCCTCCAGCCGGACGTTGTCTTTGACCAAAGGAAAGTTTCCGGCTTCCAGTTGGGAAATATCCAGGATTTCGGCGATCATGCTCATCAGGTTCTGGCCGCTGTGGTGAATGTCTTTCAGATAAGCTTTATACTGGTCATTGCCTATGGGGCCCAGAAGTTCCTGCTGCATGATTTCCGTGAAGCCCAGAATGGCATTCAGCGGCGTGCGCAGCTCATGGCTCATATTGGCCAGGAATTCTGTTTTGGCTTTGTTGGCACTGATGGCTTCTTCCGTGAGATCACGCAGTTGCTGTTCTTCTTTTTTCTGCTGTGTTACATCCGACAGGCCGACCAGAATAAAACGCATATTATTGATGTGGACGGAGATCATGCAGGTTTCAGCGATCCTGATATTATTTTCCGAGGCGGCAATCCGGAGCGTATCCCTGACATATCCTTCTTCTCGGTTGGTTTTTAGCAAACAGTCGAGAAATCTGTCGGCTTCTTTGATCCGGCTGAGAAAATCAGGGTTCTGCTGATTGTTTTCCGGAATATTGAATAGTTCGTAAAATGCCTTGTTTGCGGTAATAAGGTCGGTTGTTCCCGCCTTGATCAGGCCCAAGGGATACATGGAAGCCCGGAACAGCGACCGGAACAATTCTTCATTCTGACGGCTGGTTTCTTCGGCTTTCTTGCGCTGGCTCAACTCTTCGGCCAGTTTTTTGTTCAGGGCCTTCTCCCGGTGCAGACTCAAAAAAGACCCCCGGGTCAAGACACTGGTGTTGTGCATTTGCCAGTAGCCAAAAATATTCGCGGAAAACAGCATGGCGCTTTGCAGGAAAAAATGTTCCACGTCAGGCGAAAAACGGGTGAGATTGACAATCTGCAATCCGATGGCCGTGGCGGTGCCAAAAATGATTTTGTGAAGATTGGTCATGGGGTAGACCGTATATCCAATCGTAATCAGCACGAAGGCCGCCGCAAAATTCACCCAGTTGTCGCTGACAAACAGTCCGATGGACAGCAGGAAAATTCCCGTTGCGTTGAGTATGCATAGAAACGAAAGCAGCAGGAATCGTTCCGGCTTTCTCCTGTTCATAAACAGGGCCATGACAATGAATAGCGGAATGAAGCTTAAGGTGCGGGCGCCAATGTTGAAATAGGTTTGAAAATTATAGGCGTCTTTTTTCAGCAGGCTGAACAGGATGGCCAGCACAAATATGCCTGTCAGGGTATAGGTGAAATATTTAAAATTCTTGACAAGGCGCGGCCACTGGTAATCGAGGAATTCCTTTTCCAAAACGGGTGAGAGGAATTCTCCCAATCGGTTAATATCTTTATCTTTTTCTGGTTCCGCAGCAGCTTTTAACATCAGGGACGTCTTCAAAAACCCAAACTCTTGATCAGGACAGAATACAACTCTACCTATTAAATATATATTAAAGATGAAACCCCGATATACACGAATTACTTTTCAGAAGATATATATATTTTGAGATGAAAATCTCCCTCGGCGACAGGGCATAAAATGACCCGCCGTCGGGCAGGCGGCGGGCCAGAAAGTTTACCGGAGATTATTGTTATTGTTGTCTCTTGGGTCACGGGGACTTCAGAGGGATTTATTCAATGAAGTTCCTGGCGGACCTGTTGTCGGAGAATGTCAATGGGCACCAGCTTTTCCTTAACCTGCAAATGCCAGAAGGTCCAGCCGTTGCAGGAGGGGGCGCCCTGAACGTGGGCGCCAACCTGATGGATGGAGCCTTTGGTATTTTCGCTGATCAGCGTACCGTCCGCGCGCACTTTTGCCACAGGCTGCTTGCCGCCGGCGCCCTTGGGGCCGTAGAGCAGGGTGCCGGGCTGGATCATGCCGCGTTCCACCAGCGTGCCGAAGGGCACGCGAGGTTGGGCGCGCTTGGCCGGGGTCACTTCCAGAACATCGTCTTCCAGCCGGTCGATGGCGGCCAGGCGATCCTGGGCCAGACGGATATATTTTTCCTCTTTTTCCAGGCCGATAAAGTGGCGGCCCATCTTTTTGGCCACGGCGCCGGTGGTGCCGGATCCGAAAAATGGATCAAGAACCACATCTCCCTTGTTGGTGGAAGACAGCAGAACCCGGTACAGAAGCGCTTCGGGTTTCTGGGTAGAGTGCCCCTTGTGGCCGTTCACTTTCAGGCGTTCCTTGCCGGAACAGATGGGTAGGGTCCAGTCTGAACGCATCTGTATATCGTCATTAAGCGCCTTCATGGCGTCATAATTGAAGGTGTATTTGGTGTATTTTTCGCCCTTATTACACCACAACAGGGTTTCATGGGCGTTGGTGAAACGGGTGCCACGGAAATTGGGCATGGGGTTGGTTTTACGCCAGACAATGTCGTTCAGGATCCAATAGCCCAGATCCTGTAACGTGGCGCCAACACGATAAATGTTATGATAACTGCCGATTACCCAAAGGGTACCGGTATCTTTCAGAACCCGGCGGGCGGCCGTCAGCCAGGCGCGGGAAAACTCGTCATAACTTTTGAAGTTATCGAACTTGTCCCACTCGTCGTGAACGCCGTCCACATGGGAATTGTCCGGACGGTGCAATTCCCCCCTGAGTTGCATATTATAGGGGGGATCGGCGAAAATCATGTCAACGGACTTTTCCGGCAGCCGGTTCATCAGATCAATACAGTCTCCCTGAAGGACCTGATCCAGGGCCTGATCCAGGGAAAGGCTCTTAAAGTTATCCTCTTGCGTCCCCGCAGTCGTCGCCAGGGAAGGGGTTGGGGATATTTTTTTCTGTGTTGTTCTCTTGCTCATGAAGCGCAGTTTGAGTCAAACCGCGAATCACGTCAAGAACTTTTTTTTATTTGAATCAGTCAGTTATGTAAGAGTTTTGAGTCATTAGGTTACAAATTGGGGCGAAGCTTTTACGGTGAAAACGACTCGGACCCACAAGCTTTAGTGCTTCCAGATGCTGCCGGGTACCATATCCTGAGTTTCGTTCCCAGCCATATTCGGGGTGTTTTTGGGCCAGATTTTTCATCAAAAAATCTCGTTCGACCTTGGCGATGATGGAGGCGGCGGCGATGGAAAATGACCGACTGTCTCCTTTGACGAGGCACGACGCAGGGCAAATCAGGTCCGGGGCATGGGTGCCGTCTATAAGCGCGTGACCGGGAACGCAGGGCAGATTTTCGACGGCGCGGCGCATGGCCAGAAGAGTGGCGCGCAGGATATTCATCTGGTCAATTTCCTCCACGCTGGCTTGCCCGATCCCCACTTGGGCGGTTTCCTTGATCGCATGGTAAAGTTGTTCGCGCCTTTTGGGGCTGAGCTTTTTGGAGTCATTGAGCCCAGCCGGGATATTGTTTGCATCCAGAACAACCGCCGCCGCAATGACCGGGCCAGCCAAAGGACCACGTCCTGCTTCGTCCACACCACAAACGATACCGCCGATTTTTTGTTCTGGTTCATAACTGGGGCCTGAAGGCGCCAGATCAAACAGGGTTGCCTGCCCGCGCATAGCTTGATCCCCTCCCTTTAATTTCTGGGGTGTGACCGTATTTGATGGTGCCGGGCAGTGTATCGGCTGATGAGGAAAATCAAAAGCCCCTAAAACAGGCTCATTTGTTTTCCGTCATCAAGTGGGACCCTGAACAGGTCAAGCCGTAATCGGTCGTCGCGTTTCTGGGGGTTGAGGCCGAGCCGACGACAGGCTTTTCTGAAGCGTTGAGCAATAAGTTCGGCATAGGGGCCTGCACCCTTCATCCGGTGGCCGAATTGGGCCTTATAGTCCTTGCCGCCATGCATGCTCTGCAACAGATGCAGAATACGGTCCGCCCGGTTCGGGGCTTCTTCCTCCAGCCATTCCCGGAACAGCTGTTTGATTTCATGGGGCAGGCGCAGCATCACATAACCGGCGCTTCTCGCGCCGGCTTCCTGTGCGGCGGCCAGGATATTTTCCATTTCGTGATCGGTGAGTGAGGGGATGACGGGCGCTACCATGACGCCGGTGGGAATACCGGCTTCTGTCAGTTTGCGGATCGCCAGAAGCCGACGTTCCGGGGTGCTGGCCCGGGGCTCCATACGCCGGGCCAGGCGGTGATTCAGCGTGGTGATGGAAAGAAACACCCGCACCAGATTCCGGCTGGCCATTTCCCCTAACAGGTCGATGTCACGGGTGACCAGAAAGGATTTGGTCACCACCCCGAACGGATGATTGAATTTTTTCAGAACCTCAATGATCTGGCGGGTAATTTTCAGGTCCCGTTCGATGGGTTGATAAATATCCGTATTGCCGCCAAGCGCAATAACGGCCGGGTGGTACCGGCGGTGACGCAATTCTTCTTCCAATCGTTCTGCTGCGTCATATTTGACCATCAGCCGGGTTTCAAAATCGAGGCCAGCGGAAAACCCCAGATAACAGTGGGTAGGACGGGCATAACAATAGATGCAACCATGTTCGCACCCCCGATATGGGTTGACTGTCTGGTCGAAGGGGATATCCGGCGAGGTGTTATGGGCAATCACCTTTTTGCTTTTATCAGCCATAAGAAAAGTTTTGACCGGTTCCGGGTCCTGATCCAAGCTGTCCCAGCCGTCGTCCAGCGGAATACGCTGTTCCTTTTCGAAACGGCCGGTATCGGCGCTGCGCGCGCCACGGCCGCGTCGGGCTTCTGGGCGCACCCAGTTGTTTTCCGTATGGGGGGCGAGTGTCTCTTTCTCCATAAGGAGTTTATAATGCAAAAAGAACAAAAAGTGAACAGATAAATTTTTTTTGATCTCGGATCAGTCATTTTTGTCTTGGCATGACGGCCTGTGCCGGGGCATGATCGCCGCTATGATCACGGTGGTTATTCCAACTTTGAATGCGGCGGAGGATCTGACGCGGCTGTTGTCGAGGCTCACCGATGCTCTGGTGGAGGAGGTCATTGTTGCCGATGGCGGATCCCTGGATGAGACGGTGGAGATTGCCCGAAAGCATGGCGCACGAGTGGTTGTCACTGCGCCGGGCAGGGGCGGGCAGATGGCTGGCGGGGCGGCGGTCGCACGAGGAGACTGGCTGTTGTTTCTCCATGCGGACAGTCTTCTGGTGCCGGGCTGGCAGGCGGTGGTACGGGCGCACCAACAGGCGGCTCCCGATCGGGCGCTTGTTTTCCGGCTGGGATTTGATGACCAGAGCTGGAAGGCGCGTTTTCTGGAGCTGGTGGTGCGCTGGCGTTGCCGGTTTCTGGCTTTGCCGTATGGTGATCAGGGCCTGCTGATTTCCCGCCGGCTTTATCAGGCACTAGGGGGATTTAAGGATATGGTGTTGATGGAGGATGTAGACATAGCGCGGCGACTGGGTCGGAAAAGGCTGGTCTTTTCGCCCCACCCGCTTATGACTTCCGCCCGGCGTTATCAGACGGCGGGATACGGGCGGCGCATCCTCAGGAATCTTTTTTGCCTCAGCCTCTATTTTCTGGGTGTCTCCCCGCAGCGCATCAGGAAGATTTATTCATGAGGCGACAGAATCATCTGGTGATTTTCCTCAAGGCCCCGCGCGTGGGGCAGGTGAAAACCCGGCTGGCCCGTGACCTGGGGCCGGTACGGGCCTGGATGATGTATCGCCGCCTGTGCGGGACCTTGATCCGGCGGCTGGGCTGTAGCGCGGTCTGGCGGACCTGGCTGTATGTCAGCCCGGACATTTATGCGAAAAAGGGCGGTTTCTGGCCTCTCAACCTGCCGCGCCATCCCCAGGGACGGGGGGATCTGGGGGGCAGGATGCAACGGGCTTTCGATGGTTTGCCGCCCGGTCCCGTGGTAATTGTGGGCGGTGATATTCCCGACATTTGCCGGGCTGATATTCGGGCGGCTTTTGACAGGCTTTGCACTCACGATATGGTATTTGGCCCGGCCGAGGATGGCGGATATTGGCTGGTGGGTATGCGTCGTGCGCCCCGGATTTTGCGCCCGTTCACGGGCGTGCGCTGGTCAACGGCCCAGGCGCTGCGCGATACGCTGGCCAACCTGCCCGCGGAGCGACAAATTGCTTTCCTGCGGACCTTGAACGATATTGACGAGAGCCGCGATCTGCGCCGCCGGGAATGGCCGCTGACCTGGTAAGGGGGGTGTTCCCCGATTATCTTTCCTTGAGCCGGGGCAGAATTCCGACAAAATTGCAGGGGCCGTGACGGCTGTCGAGCTGTTCTTTCAGAATATTGTCCCAGCCGTCCTTGCAGGCACCGGTGGAGCCGGGCAGGGCAAACATATAGGTGCCATTGGCAATGCCACCCGTTGCTCGGGATTGCAGCGTCGAGGTGCCGATGAATTTATAGCTGATCATGCGGAACAGTTCTCCGAAACCGGGAATGGGTTTGTCATACAGGGATTCGAAGACCTCGGGTGTGTTGTCGCGGCCGGTCAGTCCGGTCCCGCCGGTGGAGATGATGACCTGAATTTCGTCATTGTCTATCCAAGATTTGAGCCGGGTGGTCAACGCGTCCTTGTCGTCTGAAACCAAATCTCGTGCGACCAGATTGTGGCCGGCTTCCTGAATCCGATCGGCCAGAAGCTGTCCGGATGTGTCGGTTTCCGGGGTCCGGCTGTCGGAAATGGTGAGGATAGCGATATTCAGGGGAATAAACTCGTCAACGTTGGGCATGTCTCTGTCTCTTGGTTTTGTGATTTTCCTGGGCATGGTACAGGGGCCAGTCGCCGGACGCAACCTGATCCAGAGACGGCACGGCCTGTCCCAGCCGCAAGCGGTAAATCCAGTAATTGCTGATCACCTTTTCAATATAGTTGCGGGTTTCGCGTACGGGAATGCTTTCAATAAACAGCAAGGGGTCATCCTGAAATTCGGCCCTGCGCAGCCATTTCTTCAGATTCCCCGGACCCGCATTATAAGCGGTGAGCAGTTTAAAAAGGTTCCGGTCCGCATAGTCCGGGCTCATCATGGCTTCCAGATATTTCTGACCCAACGCCATGTTATAACGCGGATTGTCCAGCTTGATGCGGCTGCCATAGCGTAAGGAGCGGTCGCGGGCAATATAACTCGCAGTACGCGGCATCACCTGCATCAGGCCGCGTGCGCCAACGGTGCTGCGGGCCCAACTGTTGAATTCGGATTCCTGGCGCATGATGGCAAAGAGCAGCGCCCGGTCCAGGGTGAAACCGCCCTCGGGTTCCGCGTCCGGCAAGGGATAAAGGGTGCTGTCAAGGGCCGTGAGCTGTTTTTGTTCTTCGATCTTGCCGATTTTGAGCTGGGTGCCGGGCAATCCCAGTTTTGCAGCAAGCCCCAGAAGGGCAGCATGTTTATCTCCTCTGGTCCGGCGCCAGGCATCGGACAACTCCATATCCGCCGTCATGGTCCGGCCAATCTGCGCCAGGGCAATGGCCCGCTTGACGCTGCCGATGTTTTTGATGCTCTCATAATGATGGGGGGTGAATTCCGGCTGCTGCCAGTTGAGCAGAGGGGCCTGCCCCAGTTGCCGTGCGGCAATCAGGCCATAGAAGGTGCGATGGAAACTGGCGGCATGGCTGAGAAGCGTGCGCACCTTTTCCGGTTGACGGCAGACCAGATTGGCGCGGGCGGCCCAATATGCCCCGGCCGAAGCTGCCCAGTCCCCGGCCACTTGTGAATAGGCGACCTTTTCAAAATGTTCCGCGGCACGCAGGCAGTCTCCCAAACGCCAGGCGGCCAAGCCTGCGATCCAATCAGCTTGGGAGGCTTTTTCACGCAGATTTTGAGAGGCGATACGTGCCAGGGCATAGGCTTTTTCATCCTGATTGCTGAAATAATAACCGCTGGCAACATCGGTCATCAGGTCGTGAAATTCTTCGGATGTCAGAAGATTCATCCTCTCGAACGCCCAGAGCCGTTTTTCCGCGTGTCCCGGTTTGTGGCTGCGCAGATAACGCCGGATGCGTTTTTTCAGATTGCTGATTTCAACCCGTTCCGCCCGGGTTCTGAAAGATGAGGGCTGGTCAGCCACAGGGTCAAGGTAAGTTTTTGCCGTGGCCGTGGCCGTAGTTGTGATCACGGCCCTGTCCAGGGAGGGCTTATCCGCCGGGAAACTTTTTGCCAACAGGGGGACAGGTTTATGCAGACGACTTTTATTGCCCCCATTCTTTCGGGTTGCCAGCGCATAAATCCGCTGGGCGCCGGGCAAGTCGGGATATTTCAGCATCCAGTCCGCCAGTTCCCGATAGGTGGAACGATAGGCTGTCGGGTGCATGTAACGCTGATACAGGACATGCCCCATCAGGACCCGGTTTTCGAGTTTTTTAATCAGCCGGTCTGCCCGGGACCAGTGTCCGTCTTCCTGCAAGGCAAAAATCTTCTGATACAGCTCCACATCCTTGTCAGATAAAGGGGACAAGTTGATGGGGGGCTCTTGTGCGGGAGCCGTCTCAAGCGATGAGACGGGGGAAGTATCATGGTGGACGCTCCAGTCCCGTTCTGTCTGGGGCTCGCCTGTGAGGACTTGGTGTTTATCGTCCTGGACAAGGGGGATTGTGGCCTGTTGATCGTCTGCGGCAAAACCAAACGATGAAAAAAGGCCCGGCAGCACCAGAAGCGGGCATAAGGCCAGAAGCGGGCATAAGGAATGGATCAGGATACGGTACTTTCTGATCATTCATGTCCTCCTTGCATGGTCGTGTGGTTCAGGCTTCCCAGTTTATCGCGAATTTCCAGAAGATCAGCCCAGGCATCTCCCTTGATTTGGGGCTGACGCAACAGGTATGCCGGGTGATAAGTGGGCAAAACCGGAATATTCCGCCCGGCAATTTCCAGATTCTGCCAGCGGCCCCTGAGTTTCGTGATCCCGGCACTGACATTCAGCAAAGTTGAGGCTGCGGTTCCGCCCAGAAGGACGATCACCTTTGGGGCGGCCAGTTCGATATGGCGTCGGATGAAGGGCAGGCAGATCATGGTTTCCGCATCGCTGGGTTTGCGATTGCCCGGGGGGCGCCAGGGTAGAATATTGGAAATGTAAAGATTTTCCTGGCGACTCATATCGATGGCGGCAAACATCTTGTCCAGAAGCTGGCCGCTGGCCCCGACGAAAGGTTTCCCCTGACGGTCTTCCTCCACGCCCGGCGCCTCGCCAATCAGCATCAGGTCACTGCCAGGAACGCCATCAGCAAAAACCGTATGGGTAGCGGTTTTTTTCAGTCCGCATCCCTCAAAGCCTTCGATGGCCAGGCGCAATTCCTCCAAAGTGGTGCAGGCTGCGGCGAGATCCTGTGCGGCGCTGTGATGTTGTTGCACGGCGGCCAGCGGAGAGATCTGGGGTGTTGCCTGCGCCCGGGTTATAGGGGGTCGGGGAGTGGGGGAACGCGATACCTGGTATGTCGTTTCGCCTGCCATGCCGGAAGGAGCAGTCCCGGCGTTGTTTGCCAGGGGAGCTTTGCCCATCGCTTTTTGAGCGGTTTCAGCAGACACGGCAAACCAGTCCGTGGTGGTCTCAAGGATACATTCATCCACGCCGTTTTCCAGATACCACTGTAAAAGCGCCAAAGGGGTCTGGTTATGGGATGATTCGCTCTTAATATTCATATGGGAAGTGTGGCTCAAACTCGTTAATATTGCCTTATCCGATCAGTGGTGCAGATCTTAACTTTATTTAAGACTTTATCTAACCACGGCCGGACCGAAAACTCAATATGACTTATGTTCAGGGGAAAGATAAGGGTGCTCCAGAATCAGATTAAAACGTTTGTTTGAAAAAATCTGTAAGATAGATTATGCATATTACATTGACCCGCCGGTAACATAGAGGCATAAAAATGGCAGTTTCTGGATGGGTAATCGTCAAAATTACCAATAACGCGATGAAAAAGCGGGAGAATGGATGTCATGGAACGCGAATTTATGGAATATGACGTCGTCATTATCGGCGGCGGTCCTGCCGGCCTGAGTGCCGCCATACGTTTGAAACAGCTCGGCGCAGAAAAGGGGCAGGATCTGTCCGTTTGTGTCCTGGAAAAGGGGTCCGAAATCGGCGCGCATATTCTGTCCGGGGCAGTGATTGATCCTATTGCCTTGAATGAACTTATCCCTGACTGGAAGGATAAAGGCGCCCCGCTTTTAACGCCGGTGACTGATAATCAGCATTGGATTTTGAAGGAAAACAGCAAAATTTCCATGCCGCATTCCCTTTTGCCGCCGCTGATGAGCAACAAGGGCAATTATATTGTCAGCCTTGGCAATGTCTGCCGCTGGCTGGCGCAACAGGCTGAAGAACTCGGCGTGGAAATTTTCCCTGGCTTTGCAGGGGCCGAAGTGCTCTATCATGAAGATGGTTCTGTCAAAGGGGTGGCTACCGGCGATATGGGGGTGGCCAAAGACGGCAGCCACAAAGACAGCTATATGCCCGGTATGGAACTGCATGCCAAATATACCCTGATCGCGGAAGGCGTCAGAGGGTCTCTGGCAAAGGGGCTG from the Luteithermobacter gelatinilyticus genome contains:
- a CDS encoding lytic transglycosylase domain-containing protein, yielding MIRKYRILIHSLCPLLALCPLLVLPGLFSSFGFAADDQQATIPLVQDDKHQVLTGEPQTERDWSVHHDTSPVSSLETAPAQEPPINLSPLSDKDVELYQKIFALQEDGHWSRADRLIKKLENRVLMGHVLYQRYMHPTAYRSTYRELADWMLKYPDLPGAQRIYALATRKNGGNKSRLHKPVPLLAKSFPADKPSLDRAVITTTATATAKTYLDPVADQPSSFRTRAERVEISNLKKRIRRYLRSHKPGHAEKRLWAFERMNLLTSEEFHDLMTDVASGYYFSNQDEKAYALARIASQNLREKASQADWIAGLAAWRLGDCLRAAEHFEKVAYSQVAGDWAASAGAYWAARANLVCRQPEKVRTLLSHAASFHRTFYGLIAARQLGQAPLLNWQQPEFTPHHYESIKNIGSVKRAIALAQIGRTMTADMELSDAWRRTRGDKHAALLGLAAKLGLPGTQLKIGKIEEQKQLTALDSTLYPLPDAEPEGGFTLDRALLFAIMRQESEFNSWARSTVGARGLMQVMPRTASYIARDRSLRYGSRIKLDNPRYNMALGQKYLEAMMSPDYADRNLFKLLTAYNAGPGNLKKWLRRAEFQDDPLLFIESIPVRETRNYIEKVISNYWIYRLRLGQAVPSLDQVASGDWPLYHAQENHKTKRQRHAQR
- a CDS encoding uracil-DNA glycosylase: MSHTSHMNIKSESSHNQTPLALLQWYLENGVDECILETTTDWFAVSAETAQKAMGKAPLANNAGTAPSGMAGETTYQVSRSPTPRPPITRAQATPQISPLAAVQQHHSAAQDLAAACTTLEELRLAIEGFEGCGLKKTATHTVFADGVPGSDLMLIGEAPGVEEDRQGKPFVGASGQLLDKMFAAIDMSRQENLYISNILPWRPPGNRKPSDAETMICLPFIRRHIELAAPKVIVLLGGTAASTLLNVSAGITKLRGRWQNLEIAGRNIPVLPTYHPAYLLRQPQIKGDAWADLLEIRDKLGSLNHTTMQGGHE